The Drosophila teissieri strain GT53w chromosome X, Prin_Dtei_1.1, whole genome shotgun sequence genome has a segment encoding these proteins:
- the LOC122624645 gene encoding protein PELPK1-like: MNTNILQENHTEAKVPQPNILPENHTDVLVPEPTIPIQLGEPLGTDTGIPPIQQNLTVQPIDKVIKPRAPRKAPAKKVPPQESGTDIATEISPKREAAQNKPKPKPRAPRVPKEPKAPKVPKTPKVPKAPKVPKEPKAPKVPKESKVPKVPKEPKAPKVPKEHKVPKAPKEPKVPKAPKRKRKAPKEPRPCLTM; encoded by the coding sequence ATGAACACGAATATACTTCAGGAAAATCATACCGAGGCCAAGGTGCCACAACCTAATATACTTCCCGAAAATCATACCGACGTCTTGGTGCCAGAACCCACTATACCAATTCAACTGGGTGAGCCCCTGGGAACTGATACTGGGATCCCACCGATTCAGCAGAATTTAACCGTACAACCGATCGACAAGGTGATCAAACCCAGAGCTCCCAGAAAAGCACCTGCTAAGAAGGTGCCCCCACAGGAATCGGGCACGGATATAGCAACTGAGATATCGCCGAAAAGAGAAGCTGCTCAAAACAAACCGAAGCCTAAACCAAGAGCACCTAGGGTACCCAAGGAGCCTAAGGCGCCAAAGGTGCCGAAGACACCTAAAGTTCCAAAGGCACCCAAGGTACCGAAAGAACCTAAGGCACCCAAGGTACCGAAAGAGTCTAAGGTACCCAAGGTACCAAAAGAACCTAAGGCACCCAAGGTACCGAAAGAACATAAGGTACCAAAGGCACCGAAAGAACCTAAGGTACCAAAGGcaccaaaacgaaaaagaaaggCACCCAAGGAACCTAGACCCTGTCTAACAATGTAA